The genomic window TCGAAATCAGGCAGCAGCCGCAACCCGCGCCGGAGCTGGGAGCCGCGCGCGACTGAGCCAGATGAACCAGAGGCCTCCTTTGCCATGAAGACCACACCGCTCATCATTGCAATATTGCTGACGCTGCTCGCCCCGCTGGCGGCGCAGGAGACTCTGCCGCAGGTCGCCGATATTCAGCGTGCCTATGACAGCCTCAAATTCGAAGAGGCCGAGGCGCTCGCCAATCAAGCACTGGCGCACGCGGAAGCGTATTCGCCTGCCGATCTGGTGCAGATTCATCTCCTCGCGGCGTATCTGGGATTTGCGCAAAAGCGCAGCGCAGCGGCGCGGCAGCATTTTGAAAGCGCACTGTCGTTGCAGCCCAGCCTCACACTCGACAGCCTGCTGGTTTCGCCGCGTATCGTGCGGCTGTTCGAGCAGGTGAAGAATGAATATCGCGTGGGGATCGTCAGCGGCGCGCCCACAGTCAAGTACATCGTCGTGAAAGACCAGCGCCTCGCCGGCCTGCGGCGTTCGCTGGTGCTGCCCGGTTGGGGGCAACGCCATTTACGCCGCCCGGCAGCGGGCTGGATTTACACCACCGGGTTTTTGATGGCATTGGGCGCCGGTCTCGGCCTGCAGGTGTTGCAGGAGCAGGCGCATGATCGCTATCGCAGCGCCACCGCTCCGGCTGACATCGCGGAAGCCTACGATCGCTTCAATCGGCGCTACCGGCTGCGCAATGCTGCCTTTGCCTCGGCTGCCGGCATTTATGCCGTGAATGTTCTCGACGTTTTGCTCGTGTCGTCCCTCCCGCCCGCCGTTGCCGTTTCGTCCGAGGGGGTGAATTCCCTCAAGTTTTCCTTGCAAGTGCCGCTTCCCGCATTGCATTGAGGGCTGTGCAAATTCACATTCCACGCGCGGCAAGATTTTGCATGAATTTGATTCACCATCTCATGCAGATGTGTTTGCGGCCTCTCTGGCCTTGCAAAAATTCTTGAATATTCAAGTATTTATTCATCCATCTTCTCGCCACCCAAAATCCCTGCTCCGCGCGCCGTTGAGCCAAGCGCACTGGTATGTTCTTTGCTTAACCTCCATCAACCTCAAGACAATCCTAAATAAGAGTTTGTGCCATTAACGATTGGCCGCGGCCAGCGTAATGACCAAGCCCTGCGTCGTCTCTCTTTTGCGATTTGGTTGATTCAACCCTCCCCCGCCAGAGACGGCAATCTCACTGCTGAGCGCCATTCCCGATTTCACACCGAGTTGCTTCTACCGCGACGCGTTTGCGTTCGCGCATTCCCATCAACTTAAGGAGAGGAGTAAACATGAGTAAACTCTACCGGTGCCGAGGCCTGGTCCTCCCAATCCTCCTGCTGCTGAGCGCGGGTGCGCTGGGGCAGGAGACGACTGTGACGGGCCGGGTCGTGCAACTGGAAACCGGCGAAGCGCTGCCCGGTGCCACCATTAAAGTGAAGGGCACGACGATGGGGGCCGCGGCTAATACCGAAGGCCGCTTCACCGTCACGCTGCCCAACCAGCCGCATAGCACGCTGGTGGTGTCGTTTCTGGGTTTCAAGACCAGGGAGTTGTCGGTCTCGCCCGGAGCTGATGTCACCATCGCGTTGGAAGAGGACGTGCTGAAGCTGTCGGAAGTCGTGGTGACCGGTCTGGCCTCTTCGGTCGCAAAACGGAATCTCGCCAATGCCGTGTCGACGGTTTCCGCGCAGGAGCTGGTGGCTGCGCCGAGCCAGACGCTCGACCGCGCATTGACCGGGAAATTCGCCGGCGTCAACGTGAGCCAGAACACCGGTGCGCCGGGCGGCGGCATCAACGTCGATTTGCGCGGCACTTCGACCATCGAGGGCGTGACGCAGCCGCTGTACGTCGTGGATGGCGTGATCATCAACAATGCCGCCAATCAATCGGGCATTGACCTGGTCACGGCGGCGACCGGTGCCGGCAGCGCCAATCCCCAGGGCCAGCCCACCAATCGAGTTGCCGATCTCAATCCCAATGAAATCGAAACCATCGAAGTGTTGAAAGGCTCGAGCGCGGCGGCGATCTACGGCGCCAAGGCTTCCAACGGCGTGGTGATTATCACCACCAAGCAAGGCACGCCGGGCAAAACCCGCATCGATGTCTCGCAGCAGATCGGTTTCAACAGTTTGCTGAAGAAGATCGGCTCGCGCCGTTTCACCGCGGAGACGGCGGAGGAATCCTACGGCGCCGTTGGCCGCCAGATTTTCGAGCAAAGCGGCGGGCAGTTCATCGATTATGAGGAGGTGCTGTACGGCGAGGAGGGCTTCCTGAACGAGACCTCGGTGAGCGCCCGCGGCGGCAGCGATCGTACGCAGTTTTATCTCTCCGGCCTGCTGCGCGATGAAGACGGCATCATCAAGAACACCGGCTACCAGAAATATGGCGGCCGTCTCAACCTCAACCACAAAATCAGCAACCGCGTGAAAGTCGATGCCTTCTTGAATTTCGTGCGGTCGGAATCCAATCGCGGCATCACCGGCAACGACAACACCAATACCACCTTCGGCTTTTCGCTGGGCTTCACCCCGAGCTTCTATGACATCCGGCCGCGCAACGGGGCGTATCCCGATCATCGCTTCAACCCCTCGAACCCGCTGCACACCCGGGATTTGTTGATCAACAACGAGTTGGTCAGCCGCACGCTCGGCTCCGTGCGGCTGCATTGGAACCTGCTGGTGCAGTCCAAGCAAAGCCTGGATTTCATCGTACAATCCGGCGTGGATTTCTATTCCCAGGAAAACAAAGTGGTTTCCCCGCCCGAACTGCAATACGAGCGCAGCGCCAGCCTGCCGGGCACTTCGCTGTTGGGCGAAAGCGAGAGCCTGAATTCCAATCTCTACTTCAACCTTGCGCATACCCTGGCGATGGGCAACAACACCACCTTCAACACCTCCGCCGGCGTGCAGTTCGAGAATGCCAATTTGAACAACATTCTCAACGAGGCGCACGGCTTGATCGTGACGCAGACCAACGTCGATCAAGCGGCCAGCATCAATGCCTATCAAAACCGCGTGATCTCGCGTGAGCGCGGCTTCTATGCGCAGGAGGAAATCAATCTCAATGACCGCATTTTGCTCACCGCGGGCGTGCGCGGCGATGCCAGCAGTTCCAATGGCGACACCGGCAAATACTTCTTCTATCCCAAAGCCGCGGCCTCGATTCGCTTGAGCCAGTACGGCGTATTGTCGGGCCTGGCGAGTGAGTTGAAACTGCGTGGCGCTTATGGTGAAACCGGCAACCTGCCCATTCCCAATGCCAAATTCACCTCGCTGCTGCCCACCAACATCGGCGGCCGCGCCGGGCTGCTGCCGGCGACGCGCCAGGGCAACCCCGACCTCCGGCCCGAGCGCACCAAAGAGCTGGAAGCCGGGTTCGACGCGGCATTGCTGAATGAGCATCTTTCGCTGAATTTCACCTACTATCGCCAGAACATCAGCGATCTGCTGCTGTTCCCCACGCTGCCGCCCTCCTCCGGCTTCATCGACAAGGTGGTCAACGGCGGCAAAATGCGGACGCATGGCGTCGAGGCGACGCTCGGTGTGACGCCGGTGCGCAGCCGCGGCTTCACCTGGACGGCGAATCTCAACTTCTACAAAACCTCCTCCGAAATTACCCAGCTCGAGGTGCCGGCCTTCAACAAAGGCGGCTTTGCGCCCTTCCTGGGCACGTTCCGCATTCAGGAAGGCTGGTCGCCCACTACCATCGTCGGCGCCGATGTTGACGCGCAGGGCAATCCCATTCCGCTGGGTGATGAAACGCCCGACTTTCAAATGTCCCTCAACAATCGCCTCAACTTCAAAGATTTCGAGTTGAGCTTCTTGTGGGATTGGAAGAAGGGCGGCGACGTCATCAACCTCGGTGCGTTGATCACGGACTTCGGCGGCACCACCGAAAACTTCGATGCCATCAAGATCGTGCAGCCGGACGGCAGCGTGGCCACCGCGCGCATTCTGGCATTCGTGCGCCGCACCGGCACCAGCGCCTTCATCGAAGACGGCAGCTACTTCAAGCTGCGCGAAGTCAGCCTGAGCTACAACGTGCCGCGCAGCGCGGTGCACCGCCTGTTGGGCGGGCAATTGA from bacterium includes these protein-coding regions:
- a CDS encoding SusC/RagA family TonB-linked outer membrane protein, which produces MSKLYRCRGLVLPILLLLSAGALGQETTVTGRVVQLETGEALPGATIKVKGTTMGAAANTEGRFTVTLPNQPHSTLVVSFLGFKTRELSVSPGADVTIALEEDVLKLSEVVVTGLASSVAKRNLANAVSTVSAQELVAAPSQTLDRALTGKFAGVNVSQNTGAPGGGINVDLRGTSTIEGVTQPLYVVDGVIINNAANQSGIDLVTAATGAGSANPQGQPTNRVADLNPNEIETIEVLKGSSAAAIYGAKASNGVVIITTKQGTPGKTRIDVSQQIGFNSLLKKIGSRRFTAETAEESYGAVGRQIFEQSGGQFIDYEEVLYGEEGFLNETSVSARGGSDRTQFYLSGLLRDEDGIIKNTGYQKYGGRLNLNHKISNRVKVDAFLNFVRSESNRGITGNDNTNTTFGFSLGFTPSFYDIRPRNGAYPDHRFNPSNPLHTRDLLINNELVSRTLGSVRLHWNLLVQSKQSLDFIVQSGVDFYSQENKVVSPPELQYERSASLPGTSLLGESESLNSNLYFNLAHTLAMGNNTTFNTSAGVQFENANLNNILNEAHGLIVTQTNVDQAASINAYQNRVISRERGFYAQEEINLNDRILLTAGVRGDASSSNGDTGKYFFYPKAAASIRLSQYGVLSGLASELKLRGAYGETGNLPIPNAKFTSLLPTNIGGRAGLLPATRQGNPDLRPERTKELEAGFDAALLNEHLSLNFTYYRQNISDLLLFPTLPPSSGFIDKVVNGGKMRTHGVEATLGVTPVRSRGFTWTANLNFYKTSSEITQLEVPAFNKGGFAPFLGTFRIQEGWSPTTIVGADVDAQGNPIPLGDETPDFQMSLNNRLNFKDFELSFLWDWKKGGDVINLGALITDFGGTTENFDAIKIVQPDGSVATARILAFVRRTGTSAFIEDGSYFKLREVSLSYNVPRSAVHRLLGGQLSYLKLGVSGRNLLMIADYTGYDPEVSQFGNVSIGRSVDTIPYPSSRSLYFNVAFGL